Proteins encoded by one window of Eremothecium cymbalariae DBVPG#7215 chromosome 1, complete sequence:
- the SWP82 gene encoding Swp82p (similar to Ashbya gossypii ABR244C) — MNVRRSEESFGVVFKVNNRTTQEHRLHVLKHCTQIRHDKELVSGPLDKPPAKQPSLLPYVIKTRLTASNDAYYMSKFDQAGEAKVDKSGRLIGGRRYLISTFQFPNRVPNLYLLIEDLIKVVHFEGDQREFLDKYDQFYPIHATDDEKNFLKDKGLINNTDSEITYVTALSAFICFGASIVVFGCRIIDDYWEQLLKEQGFSIHSRVFPLSKSQVAMVNELKPVPTTEDAYDDDNDNDDVNWLNKWESPYPTIQEQPSLEIRHEYAKEHSRGEHISVIVPGQTINGSLELSLNYKIPKYHYKNSFINAVQNNIQDIPIGKHKSIETIPNGPVGRPSKRSEEPKEHVSERDHSLNINGWKFESLPLAPPGSNLGRTSRGLPYYEKKRLLHRLRRLTPNQVRELEHIHDSVNLNTGLGKIRQVREVKWTKYWQYKSGAPLGLTVDQVDVFKNRYLTAVLNHAETETVYGEERNVEIVHTTRRKPNANFLNHSNISGLKPPYVEERKYK, encoded by the coding sequence ATGAATGTTCGAAGGTCTGAAGAAAGTTTTGGGGTCGTATTTAAGGTTAATAACCGAACAACCCAAGAACATAGACTCCATGTCCTAAAACATTGTACTCAAATTCGTCATGATAAGGAATTGGTTAGCGGACCATTAGACAAACCTCCTGCGAAGCAACCCAGTCTACTACCATATGTGATAAAGACCAGACTTACCGCATCAAACGATGCATATTACATGTCCAAATTTGATCAGGCAGGTGAAGCTAAAGTGGATAAAAGTGGGAGGCTAATAGGTGGAAGACGTTATTTAATTAGCACTTTCCAGTTTCCTAATAGAGTTCCaaatttgtatttgttaATTGAGGATCTTATTAAGGTGGTGCACTTTGAAGGTGATCAACGAGAATTTCTGGATAAATATGATCAATTTTATCCTATACATGCAACGGACGATGAAAAGaactttttaaaggatAAAGGGCTCATTAACAACACCGACAGTGAAATAACTTACGTTACTGCACTATCTGCATTCATTTGTTTTGGGGCATCTATAGTTGTATTCGGTTGCAGAATTATCGATGATTATTGGGAACAACTATTGAAGGAACAGGGTTTCTCAATACACTCTCGCGTATTTCCGTTGTCAAAATCCCAGGTAGCTATGGtaaatgaattaaaacCTGTTCCTACAACAGAGGACGCTtacgatgatgataatgataatgatgatgttaaCTGGTTAAATAAATGGGAAAGCCCATATCCAACTATTCAAGAACAGCCATCTTTGGAAATCAGGCATGAATATGCGAAAGAACATTCCAGAGGGGAACACATTTCCGTTATTGTACCAGGCCAGACTATAAATGGTTCTCTTGAATTAAGCCTGAACTACAAAATCCCGAAATATCATTACAAAAATTCTTTCATAAACGCTGTTCAGAATAACATACAAGATATTCCAATTGGTAAACACAAATCTATTGAAACCATCCCAAATGGGCCTGTTGGTAGACCATCTAAACGTTCAGAGGAGCCTAAGGAACATGTATCAGAAAGGGACCATTCTTTGAACATCAATGGCTGGAAATTTGAATCTCTGCCTTTAGCTCCTCCAGGTTCAAATCTTGGACGCACATCCAGGGGTTTACCGTATTATGAAAAAAAGCGACTGCTCCATAGACTAAGAAGACTTACACCGAACCAAGTTCGAGAACTAGAGCACATACACGATTCAGTCAACTTGAACACAGGCTTGGGAAAGATACGACAAGTAAGAGAAGTTAAGTGGACAAAATATTGGCAATATAAATCCGGAGCACCACTTGGTCTAACTGTAGATCAAGTAGATGTCTTTAAAAACAGGTATCTAACTGCCGTTCTTAATCATGCTGAGACTGAAACAGTTTATGGAGAAGAGAGGAATGTTGAGATTGTGCATACAACTCGCAGAAAACCGAACGCCAATTTCTTAAATCATTCTAATATTAGCGGTTTAAAGCCACCTTATGTAGAGGAGCGGAAGTATAAGTAG